A window of the Hordeum vulgare subsp. vulgare chromosome 5H, MorexV3_pseudomolecules_assembly, whole genome shotgun sequence genome harbors these coding sequences:
- the LOC123394913 gene encoding squamosa promoter-binding-like protein 6, producing MDLEAARVGSQSRHLYGGGLGGELEQARREKRVFGWDLNDWSWDSERFVATPVPAAAGNGLSLNSSPSSSEEAGPEVARNGNVRVDSDKRKRVVVIHDDDNEKDDDPVGNSSNVLSLRLGGGNSVAGGAAEDGGVNEEDRNGKRIRVQGGSSNGPACQVEGCCADLSAAKDYHRRHKVCEMHAKANTAVVGNTVQRFCQQCSRFHLLQEFDEGKRSCRRRLAGHNKRRRKTRPESAVGGAPIEEKVSSYLLLSLLGICANFNSDNAERVQGQELLSNLWRNLGTVAKSLDPKELCKLLEACQNMQNGSNAGTSEAANALVNTAAAEAAGPSNSKAPFANGGQCGQSSSAVVPVQSNVPMVATTEIPACKLKNFDLNDTCNDMEGFEDGSNCPSWIRQDSTQSPPQTSGNSDSTSAQSLSSSNGDAQCRTDKIVFKLFEKVPSELPPILRSQILGWLSSSPTDIESYIRPGCIILTVYLRLVESSWRELSENMSVYLDKLSSSSADNFWTSGLVFVMVQHQIAFMHNGQVMLDKPLAPNSHHYCKVLCVSPVAAPFSATVNFRVEGFNLVSSSSRLICSIEGRSIFEEDTAIMADDTEDEDIEYLNFCCSLPDTRGRGFIEVEDSGFSNGFFPFIVAEQNVCSEVCELEGIFKSSSHEQADNDNVMNQALEFLHELGWLLHRVNIISKHDKAELPVAAFNLLRFRNLGIFAMEREWCAVTKMLLDLLFDGFVDAGLQSPKEVVLSENLLHSAVRGNSARMVKFLLTYKPNRGLNETAETYLFRPDARGPSAFTPLHIAAATSDAEDVLDALTDDPGLVGLNAWRNARDETGFTPEDYARQRGNDAYINLVQMKIDRHLGKGHVVLGVPSSMCPAITDGVKAGDISLEICKAMPVTTTSAARCNICSRQAKMYPSSFARTFLYRPAMFTVMGVAVICVCVGILLHTLPKVYAAPNFRWELLERGAM from the exons ATGGACTTGGAGGCGGCCAGGGTAGGGTCGCAGAGCCGCCACCTGTACGGAGGCGGGCTGGGTGGCGAGCTTGAGCAGGCCAGGCGCGAGAAGCGGGTGTTCGGCTGGGACCTCAACGACTGGAGCTGGGACAGCGAGCGCTTTGTCGCCACGCCGGTGCCCGCGGCAGCGGGGAATGGACTGTCGCTCAACAGTTCGCCGTCTTCCTCCGAGGAAGCCGGGCCTGAGGTGGCTAGGAATGGTAACGTTAGAGTTGACTCTGATAAGAGGAAGCGAGTGGTTGTCATTCatgatgatgacaatgagaaGGATGATGACCCAGTGGGGAACAGTAGCAATGTGCTCAGCTTGAGACTTGGCGGCGGCAACTCTGTTGCCGGCGGAGCGGCGGAGGATGGCGGCGTGAACGAGGAGGACAGAAATGGTAAGAGGATCAGGGTGCAGGGCGGAAGCTCAAACGGTCCGGCGTGTCAGGTGGAGGGCTGCTGCGCTGACCTTAGCGCGGCAAAGGATTACCATCGGCGGCACAAGGTCTGCGAGATGCATGCTAAGGCCAACACTGCGGTGGTCGGAAATACCGTCCAGCGGTTCTGCCAGCAATGCAGCAG ATTTcaccttcttcaagaatttgatgaaGGAAAGCGAAGTTGTCGCCGGCGTTTAGCAGGCCATAATAAACGTAGGAGGAAAACCCGCCCTGAAAGTGCTGTTGGTGGGGCTCCTATTGAGGAAAAAGTTAGCAGTTATTTATTGTTGAGTCTTCTTGGAATATGCGCCAATTTTAACT CTGACAATGCTGAGCGTGTACAAGGTCAGGAGTTGCTATCCAATCTTTGGAGAAACTTGGGGACTGTTGCAAAATCATTGGATCCAAAAGAACTCTGTAAACTCCTGGAGGCGTGTCAGAACATGCAAAATGGATCAAATGCTGGGACCTCGGAAGCAGCTAATGCTTTGGTGAATACTGCTGCAGCAGAGGCTGCAGGACCATCTAACTCTAAGGCGCCTTTTGCGAATGGTGGTCAATGTGGGCAGTCGTCATCTGCTGTTGTACCAGTACAATCAAATGTTCCCATGGTGGCAACTACCG AGATTCCAGCATGCAAGTTAAAGAATTTTGATTTGAATGACACTTGCAACGATATGGAAGGCTTTGAGGATGGTTCGAATTGCCCATCATGGATACGTCAAGATTCTACTCAAAGCCCACCACAGACTAGTGGTAATTCGGATTCAACATCAGCTCAGTCACTGTCAAGCTCAAATGGAGATGCTCAG TGTCGGACTGATAAAATTGTATTCAAGCTTTTTGAGAAAGTTCCTAGTGAATTACCTCCAATTTTGCGATCACAG ATCCTTGGTTGGTTGTCCAGTAGCCCTACTGATATAGAGAGCTATATCAGACCTGGCTGTATTATCTTGACAGTTTATCTTCGTTTAGTTGAGTCTTCATGGAGAGAA CTCTCTGAGAATATGAGTGTATATCTGGATAAGCTCTCAAGTAGTTCTGCTGATAACTTTTGGACATCTGGTTTGGTATTTGTGATGGTACAACATCAAATTGCTTTTATGCACAATG GTCAAGTTATGTTGGACAAACCACTGGCACCTAATTCTCACCATTACTGCAAGGTTTTATGTGTTAGTCCGGTTGCTGCTCCTTTTTCAGCAACAGTTAATTTCAGGGTAGAAGGCTTCAACCTAGTCAGTTCTTCCTCGAG GCTAATTTGCTCAATTGAAGGGCGTTCTATATTCGAAGAAGACACAGCTATCATGGCTGATGATACCgaggatgaagatattgaatatcTCAACTTCTGTTGTTCTCTCCCTGATACAAGAGGAAGAGGATTCATAGAG GTTGAAGATAGTGGATTTAGTAATGGTTTCTTCCCCTTCATAGTTGCTGAGCAGAATGTGTGCTCTGAGGTTTGTGAGCTGGAGGGCATATTTAAGTCATCCAGTCATGAGCAGGCAGACAATGACAATGTCATGAATCAAGCTTTAGAGTTTCTACATGAGCTGGGGTGGCTTCTTCATAGAGTTAACATAATTTCTAAGCATGATAAAGCGGAGCTGCCTGTAGCGGCCTTTAACCTGTTGAGATTCAGGAATCTTGGTATATTTGCGATGGAGCGGGAGTGGTGTGCTGTGACCAAAATGCTGTTAGATTTGTTATTTGATGGATTTGTTGATGCTGGGTTGCAGTCTCCCAAAGAGGTGGTATTGTCAGAAAATTTGTTACACTCTGCTGTGCGAGGAAACTCTGCCCGAATGGTTAAATTTCTGCTGACATACAAGCCGAACAGAGGCCTGAATGAAACTGCAGAGACATACCTATTCAGACCTGATGCTCGGGGCCCTTCTGCATTTACACCCCTACATATAGCAGCCGCTACTAGTGATGCAGAGGATGTATTGGATGCATTGACTGATGACCCTGGACTG GTGGGACTGAACGCATGGAGAAATGCGCGAGACGAGACAGGCTTTACCCCTGAAGACTATGCTCGCCAAAGAGGCAACGATGCTTACATCAATCTGGTCCAGATGAAGATTGACAGGCATCTTGGCAAAGGTCATGTTGTCCTTGGTGTTCCCAGCAGCATGTGCCCTGCAATTACCGATGGGGTGAAGGCAGGTGATATCAGCCTGGAGATCTGCAAAGCCATGCCAGTGACAACAACATCCGCCGCAAGGTGCAACATTTGCAGTCGTCAGGCTAAGATGTACCCAAGTTCCTTTGCGAGGACCTTCCTGTACAGGCCGGCAATGTTCACCGTGATGGGCGTCGCCGTGATCTGTGTTTGCGTCGGGATCCTCCTCCATACCCTCCCCAAGGTTTATGCCGCACCAAATTTCAGATGGGAGCTGTTAGAGCGCGGAGCCATGTGA